A window of Corallococcus macrosporus DSM 14697 contains these coding sequences:
- a CDS encoding aldo/keto reductase, whose protein sequence is MEQREFGSTRVSVPSLGQGTWQMEEDDRASAIRALRAGLDLGMTHVDTAELYGHGKVEESIVSEAIAGRRDDVFLVSKVMPSNATYAGTLAACERSLKRLRTDRLDCYLLHWPGSHPLEETVRAFEKLVADGKIRAWGVSNFGVEDLEEALAIAGPGRIACNQVLYHLEERAIEHGVLPWCEAHGVAVVGYSPFGNGRFPKPGSRGGKVLGAMAQAHGVTPYQVALRFLVRRPSLFAIPKASREAHARDNAAAASLTLTPDELAHLDAAFPLGPEPASLPVI, encoded by the coding sequence ATGGAGCAGCGCGAGTTCGGGAGTACACGGGTGTCCGTCCCCAGCCTGGGGCAGGGGACCTGGCAGATGGAGGAGGACGACCGGGCAAGCGCCATCCGCGCACTGCGCGCCGGGCTGGACCTGGGGATGACGCATGTGGACACCGCCGAACTGTACGGGCACGGCAAGGTGGAGGAGTCCATCGTCTCCGAGGCGATTGCCGGCCGGCGCGACGACGTCTTCCTCGTGTCCAAGGTGATGCCGTCCAACGCCACCTACGCGGGCACGCTCGCCGCCTGTGAGCGGAGCTTGAAGCGGCTGCGCACCGACCGCCTCGATTGTTACCTGCTGCACTGGCCGGGCTCGCACCCGTTGGAGGAGACGGTGCGCGCCTTCGAGAAGCTGGTGGCGGATGGAAAGATTCGCGCGTGGGGCGTGAGCAACTTCGGGGTGGAGGACCTGGAGGAGGCGCTGGCCATCGCGGGGCCCGGGCGCATCGCCTGCAACCAGGTGCTCTACCACCTGGAGGAGCGCGCCATCGAACATGGCGTCCTGCCCTGGTGTGAGGCGCACGGCGTGGCGGTGGTGGGCTACAGCCCCTTCGGCAACGGCCGCTTCCCGAAGCCCGGCAGCCGGGGCGGGAAGGTGCTGGGCGCCATGGCGCAGGCGCACGGCGTCACGCCGTACCAGGTGGCGCTCCGGTTCCTGGTGCGCAGGCCGTCGCTGTTCGCCATTCCCAAGGCGAGCCGCGAAGCCCACGCTCGCGACAACGCCGCCGCCGCGTCGTTGACGCTGACGCCCGACGAGCTGGCCCACCTGGACGCGGCCTTCCCGCTGGGGCCGGAGCCGGCGTCGCTGCCCGTCATCTGA
- a CDS encoding CTP synthase, translating to MRSKKTKFIFVTGGVVSSLGKGLASASIGALLENRGLAVTLIKLDPYINVDPGTMSPFQHGEVFVTEDGGETDMDLGHYERFTNARMSRLNNFTSGRIYHAVIMKERRGEYLGKTVQVIPHVTDEIKSSIRQAAQDADVVIVEVGGTVGDIESLPFLEAIRQMRYDVGSENVVYVHLTLLPYIGAAGEVKTKPTQHSVMKLREIGIQPDFLVCRTDREVSREMKDKIAMFCNVDTRSVFTSPDVRSIYELPLELHRQGLDERLAEVLNIWSRAPHLERWENIIRKVYEPARGQVRVAIVGKYVNLTESYKSLNEALLHGGIANDVKVNLHFVDSQEVEEQGAEKMLAGVDAILVPGGFGVRGTEGKIAAVRYAREKKVPFFGICLGLQMAVVEFSRGVLGLANANSLEFNEHTPHPVVTLMESQVKVQDKGGTMRLGSYACALQPGTRAHQLYGQDTIQERHRHRYEVNNAYRGKLQAAGLVISGANPELNLVEMIELADHPYFVGCQFHPEFKSKPFAPHPLFSGFIRAALAQRDANAAAGQVSA from the coding sequence ATGCGCTCCAAGAAAACCAAGTTCATCTTCGTGACGGGCGGAGTGGTCAGCTCCCTCGGCAAGGGCCTCGCCTCCGCTTCGATTGGCGCCCTGCTGGAGAACCGTGGGCTGGCCGTCACCCTCATCAAGCTGGACCCCTACATCAACGTGGATCCGGGCACGATGAGCCCGTTCCAGCATGGCGAGGTGTTCGTCACCGAGGATGGCGGTGAGACGGACATGGACCTCGGCCACTACGAGCGGTTCACCAACGCGCGGATGAGCCGGCTCAACAACTTCACGTCCGGCCGCATCTACCACGCCGTCATCATGAAGGAGCGGCGGGGCGAGTACCTGGGCAAGACGGTCCAGGTGATTCCGCACGTCACGGACGAAATCAAGTCCAGCATCCGCCAGGCGGCGCAGGACGCGGACGTGGTCATCGTGGAGGTGGGCGGCACCGTGGGCGACATCGAGTCGCTGCCCTTCCTCGAGGCCATCCGGCAGATGCGCTACGACGTGGGCAGTGAGAATGTCGTCTACGTGCACCTGACGCTGCTGCCGTACATCGGCGCGGCGGGCGAGGTGAAGACCAAGCCCACGCAGCACTCGGTGATGAAGCTGCGGGAGATTGGCATCCAGCCGGACTTCCTCGTGTGCCGCACGGACCGCGAGGTGTCCCGCGAGATGAAGGACAAGATTGCGATGTTCTGCAACGTGGACACGCGCAGCGTCTTCACGTCGCCGGACGTGCGCAGCATCTATGAGCTGCCGCTGGAGCTGCACCGCCAGGGCCTGGACGAGCGGCTCGCGGAGGTCCTCAACATCTGGAGCCGGGCGCCGCACCTGGAGCGCTGGGAGAACATCATCCGCAAGGTGTACGAGCCGGCGCGCGGCCAGGTCCGCGTCGCGATTGTCGGCAAGTACGTCAACCTCACGGAGAGCTACAAGAGCCTCAACGAGGCGCTCCTGCACGGCGGCATCGCCAACGACGTGAAGGTGAACCTGCACTTCGTCGACAGCCAGGAGGTCGAGGAGCAGGGCGCGGAGAAGATGCTGGCCGGCGTGGACGCCATCCTCGTGCCCGGCGGCTTCGGCGTGCGCGGCACCGAGGGCAAGATCGCCGCCGTGCGCTACGCGCGTGAGAAGAAGGTGCCCTTCTTCGGCATCTGCCTGGGCCTGCAGATGGCCGTGGTGGAGTTCAGCCGCGGCGTGCTGGGCCTGGCCAACGCCAACAGCCTGGAGTTCAACGAGCACACGCCGCACCCGGTGGTGACGCTCATGGAGAGCCAGGTGAAGGTGCAGGACAAGGGCGGCACCATGCGCCTGGGCAGCTACGCCTGCGCGCTCCAGCCCGGCACCCGCGCCCACCAGCTCTACGGGCAGGACACCATCCAGGAGCGCCACCGCCACCGCTACGAGGTGAACAACGCGTACCGGGGCAAGCTGCAGGCGGCGGGGCTGGTCATCTCCGGCGCCAACCCCGAGCTCAACCTGGTGGAGATGATTGAGCTGGCCGACCACCCCTACTTCGTCGGCTGCCAGTTCCACCCTGAATTCAAGAGCAAGCCCTTCGCACCCCACCCCCTCTTCTCCGGCTTCATCCGCGCGGCGCTCGCCCAGCGGGACGCGAACGCGGCGGCCGGCCAGGTGTCCGCATGA
- a CDS encoding RluA family pseudouridine synthase, which produces MHRTPQEEAPEGYVDIHYVVEPNYAGWRLDAYLEQKLRRMTRERLQGVILRGVICDEKRLKPSTPVYPGLAFRLRRRASEEPETPTELPVVFQDDWLLVLDKPAGLPIHPTARYHKGTLVTLLRERFGERFAEPAHRLDRETSGLVVCGRTTESCRVLGRLFVSREVHKEYLALCEGHPPEDTFTVEAPIAEGTELIRIAVRIDPVEGKESRTRFQVLQRFTRDGAPFALLRCFPETGRQHQIRIHLHHAGFPLVGDKMYGPDPGYFDRFSKRTLEPEAWLRLRLPRQALHAARIAFPHPGSGEAVVFEAPLPADLTDFIEGRPVALPAP; this is translated from the coding sequence ATGCACCGCACGCCGCAGGAAGAAGCCCCCGAGGGCTACGTCGACATCCACTACGTCGTCGAGCCGAACTACGCCGGCTGGCGGCTGGATGCGTACCTGGAGCAGAAGCTCCGCCGGATGACGCGCGAGCGGCTCCAGGGCGTCATCCTCCGCGGCGTCATCTGTGATGAAAAGCGCCTGAAGCCCTCCACGCCGGTGTACCCGGGGCTGGCCTTCCGCCTGCGCCGCCGCGCCAGCGAGGAGCCGGAGACGCCCACGGAGCTGCCCGTGGTGTTCCAGGACGACTGGCTGCTGGTGTTGGACAAGCCCGCGGGCCTGCCCATCCACCCCACGGCGCGCTACCACAAGGGCACCCTGGTCACCTTGCTGCGAGAGCGCTTCGGTGAGCGCTTCGCCGAGCCCGCGCACCGGCTGGACCGGGAGACCAGCGGCCTGGTCGTCTGCGGCCGCACCACGGAGTCCTGCCGGGTGCTGGGGCGGCTGTTCGTCTCGCGCGAGGTCCACAAGGAGTACCTGGCGCTCTGCGAGGGGCACCCGCCCGAGGATACGTTCACCGTGGAGGCGCCCATCGCGGAGGGCACCGAGCTCATCCGCATCGCCGTGCGAATCGACCCGGTGGAGGGCAAGGAGAGCCGCACGCGCTTCCAGGTGCTCCAGCGCTTCACGCGCGACGGCGCGCCCTTCGCGCTGCTGCGCTGCTTCCCCGAAACGGGCCGTCAGCACCAGATTCGCATCCACCTGCACCACGCGGGCTTCCCGCTGGTGGGGGACAAGATGTACGGGCCGGACCCCGGCTACTTCGACCGCTTCAGCAAGCGCACGCTGGAGCCGGAGGCGTGGCTCCGGCTTCGCCTGCCGCGTCAGGCGTTACACGCGGCGCGCATCGCCTTTCCGCACCCGGGCTCGGGGGAAGCGGTGGTGTTCGAGGCGCCCCTTCCCGCGGACCTGACGGACTTCATCGAAGGCCGGCCCGTGGCCCTGCCAGCCCCCTGA
- the kdsB gene encoding 3-deoxy-manno-octulosonate cytidylyltransferase, whose product MQSCRTVAVIPARHASTRFPGKPLAIIAGRTMIEHVWRRCQEAHAFDEVWVATDDDRIRAAVEGFGGKAVMTRPTCATGTDRVAEVALGRPDVDIWVNVQGDEPLVDPAALQRLTGLFQDASVRMGTLVRPLEADEAASPHVVKAVLALNGDALYFSRGLVPHLREPGAHVQRWGHIGLYGYRRDVLLSLAKLAPTPLEEAEKLEQLRALEHGIPIRCAQVTSHTVAVDVPGDVEKVEALIRARGG is encoded by the coding sequence ATGCAATCTTGCCGGACCGTTGCAGTCATTCCCGCCCGACATGCCAGCACCCGCTTCCCGGGCAAGCCGCTGGCGATCATCGCCGGCCGAACAATGATTGAGCACGTCTGGCGACGCTGTCAGGAGGCCCACGCCTTCGACGAGGTGTGGGTTGCCACCGATGACGACCGGATTCGCGCCGCGGTGGAGGGCTTCGGCGGCAAGGCGGTGATGACCCGCCCCACCTGCGCCACGGGGACGGACCGGGTCGCGGAGGTGGCGCTCGGCCGGCCAGACGTCGACATCTGGGTGAACGTCCAGGGTGACGAGCCCCTGGTGGACCCCGCCGCGCTCCAGCGCCTGACGGGCCTCTTCCAGGACGCGTCCGTGCGGATGGGCACCCTGGTCCGCCCGCTCGAAGCGGACGAGGCCGCGAGCCCGCACGTGGTGAAGGCGGTGCTCGCGCTCAACGGGGACGCGCTCTACTTCAGCCGCGGCCTGGTGCCCCACCTGCGCGAGCCGGGCGCCCACGTCCAGCGCTGGGGCCACATCGGCCTCTACGGCTACCGGCGCGACGTGCTGCTGTCGCTGGCGAAGCTGGCGCCCACGCCGCTGGAGGAGGCGGAGAAGCTGGAGCAGCTCCGCGCGCTGGAGCACGGCATCCCCATCCGCTGCGCCCAGGTCACCTCGCACACGGTGGCGGTCGACGTCCCCGGGGACGTGGAGAAGGTAGAGGCCCTCATCCGCGCAAGAGGAGGCTGA
- the purF gene encoding amidophosphoribosyltransferase encodes MCGIFGIVGHAEASNLTYLGLHALQHRGQESAGIVASDGLALRAHRQMGLVADIFDAPVLAGLPGQAAIGHVRYSTAGGSALKNAQPLFVQYAGGQCAIAHNGNLVNAAELKQQLEADGAIFQSDADTEVILHLLARSRQPTFEQKIVEALRKVTGAYSLLVLTEDKLVAVRDPHGIRPLVLGRMKEGAYVLASESTALDLIEAEIVRELEAGELLVIENGLMRTSKPFAEPPRQARCIFEHVYFARPDSTLFGSNVYEVRKELGRQLAKEQPAPDADLVIAVPDSGVPAAIGFAQASGIPYDVGLIRSHYVGRTFIEPQQSIRHFGVKLKLSAVRQVLKGKRVVVVDDSIVRGTTSRKIVKMIKAAGALEVHLRISSPPTKWPCYYGIDTPSRQELIAATHSLEEIATYVTADSLGYISQEGLGRAVGDPERGSFCTACFSGKYLVGEFGAERAEPSKLTA; translated from the coding sequence ATGTGCGGCATCTTCGGAATCGTGGGGCACGCCGAGGCCTCCAACCTGACGTACCTGGGACTGCACGCCCTCCAGCACCGGGGGCAGGAGTCCGCGGGCATTGTCGCCTCTGACGGGCTGGCGCTGCGTGCGCACCGGCAGATGGGACTCGTCGCCGACATCTTCGACGCTCCGGTGCTCGCCGGCCTGCCTGGGCAGGCGGCCATCGGGCACGTGCGCTACTCCACCGCGGGTGGCAGCGCGCTGAAGAACGCCCAGCCGCTCTTCGTGCAGTACGCGGGCGGGCAGTGCGCCATCGCGCACAACGGCAACCTGGTGAACGCGGCCGAGCTGAAGCAGCAGCTCGAGGCCGACGGCGCCATCTTCCAGTCCGACGCGGACACGGAGGTCATCCTGCACCTGCTGGCGCGCTCCAGGCAGCCGACCTTCGAGCAGAAAATCGTGGAGGCGCTGCGCAAGGTGACGGGCGCCTACAGCCTGCTGGTGCTCACGGAGGACAAGCTCGTCGCGGTGAGGGACCCGCACGGCATCCGGCCGCTGGTGCTGGGGCGGATGAAGGAAGGTGCCTACGTGCTGGCCAGCGAGTCCACCGCGCTGGACCTCATCGAGGCGGAAATCGTCCGCGAGCTGGAGGCGGGCGAGCTGCTCGTCATCGAGAACGGGCTGATGCGCACCAGCAAGCCCTTCGCGGAGCCCCCGCGGCAGGCGCGCTGCATCTTCGAGCACGTGTACTTCGCCCGGCCGGACTCCACGCTGTTCGGCAGCAATGTCTACGAGGTGCGCAAGGAGCTGGGCCGCCAGCTCGCGAAGGAGCAGCCCGCGCCCGACGCGGACCTGGTCATCGCGGTGCCGGACTCGGGCGTGCCGGCGGCCATCGGCTTCGCGCAGGCCAGCGGCATCCCCTACGACGTGGGCCTCATCCGCAGCCACTACGTGGGCCGCACCTTCATCGAGCCGCAGCAGTCCATCCGCCACTTCGGCGTGAAGCTGAAGCTGTCGGCCGTGCGGCAGGTGCTCAAGGGCAAGCGCGTGGTGGTGGTGGACGACTCCATCGTCCGTGGCACCACCAGCCGCAAAATCGTGAAGATGATCAAGGCGGCGGGCGCGTTGGAGGTGCACCTGCGCATCTCCTCGCCGCCCACGAAGTGGCCCTGCTACTACGGCATCGACACGCCGAGCCGCCAGGAGCTCATCGCCGCGACGCACAGCCTGGAGGAGATCGCCACGTACGTGACGGCGGACTCGCTGGGCTACATCTCCCAGGAAGGCCTGGGCCGCGCCGTGGGCGACCCGGAGCGCGGCAGCTTCTGCACCGCCTGCTTCTCCGGCAAGTACTTGGTCGGCGAATTCGGAGCGGAGCGCGCCGAGCCCAGCAAGCTCACCGCCTGA
- the wecB gene encoding non-hydrolyzing UDP-N-acetylglucosamine 2-epimerase: MKKVIHIVGARPNFMKVAPIYRAIAERTPLEQILVHTGQHYDAKMSDVFFADLGLPAPDVHLGIGSGSHAQQTARMMVELEKVFLAHPPALVSVVGDVNSTVAAALVTSKLSIPLAHVEAGLRSYSPHQPEEINRLVTDRLSDLLLTPSRDADANLLKEGTDPTRIHFVGNVMIDSLFASREKADKLPVLKDLGLIPHGYAVCTLHRPSNVDDPKLLGGLLSAVAHVATRLPVIFPVHPRTRKVISEQGLDSWFAQSPNLRPVDPMGYLEFLALTSKARLVLTDSGGLQEETTAMGIPCLTLREQTERPITVEEGSNEVVGTDPVRIRMAADRVLNGEGKQGRVPEFWDGRAAERIADLFASFLGVEDAPIQAASA, encoded by the coding sequence ATGAAGAAGGTCATTCATATCGTTGGGGCGCGTCCGAACTTCATGAAGGTCGCGCCCATCTATCGCGCCATCGCCGAGCGTACCCCGTTGGAGCAAATCCTTGTCCACACGGGGCAGCACTACGACGCAAAGATGAGCGACGTGTTCTTCGCCGACCTCGGCCTGCCCGCGCCGGACGTCCATCTGGGCATCGGGTCGGGCAGCCACGCGCAGCAGACAGCGCGCATGATGGTGGAGCTGGAAAAGGTCTTCCTCGCCCACCCGCCAGCGCTGGTCTCCGTGGTGGGCGACGTGAACAGCACGGTCGCCGCGGCGTTGGTGACGTCGAAGCTGAGCATCCCCCTGGCGCACGTCGAAGCGGGCTTGCGGAGCTACTCGCCGCACCAACCGGAGGAGATCAACCGGCTCGTCACCGACCGCCTGTCGGACCTGCTGCTCACGCCCTCGCGCGACGCGGACGCCAACCTCCTCAAGGAGGGCACCGACCCCACGCGCATCCACTTCGTGGGCAACGTGATGATCGACTCGCTCTTCGCCTCGCGAGAGAAGGCCGACAAGCTGCCCGTGCTCAAGGACCTGGGGCTCATCCCCCACGGCTACGCGGTGTGCACGCTGCACCGGCCGTCGAACGTGGATGACCCGAAGCTTCTGGGCGGCCTCCTGTCCGCGGTGGCCCACGTCGCCACGCGCCTGCCGGTCATCTTCCCGGTGCACCCGCGCACGCGGAAGGTGATTTCGGAGCAGGGGCTGGACTCGTGGTTCGCGCAGAGCCCGAACCTGCGGCCCGTGGACCCCATGGGCTACCTGGAGTTCCTGGCGCTCACGTCGAAGGCGCGCCTGGTGCTCACCGACTCCGGCGGCCTCCAGGAGGAGACGACGGCCATGGGCATCCCGTGCCTCACCCTGCGCGAGCAGACCGAGCGCCCCATCACCGTGGAGGAGGGCTCCAACGAGGTGGTGGGCACCGACCCGGTCCGCATCCGGATGGCCGCCGACCGCGTCCTCAACGGTGAGGGCAAGCAGGGCCGCGTCCCCGAGTTCTGGGATGGCCGCGCCGCCGAGCGCATCGCGGACCTGTTCGCGAGCTTCCTGGGCGTCGAGGATGCGCCCATCCAGGCGGCCTCGGCCTGA
- the yhbY gene encoding ribosome assembly RNA-binding protein YhbY — MPLTGKQRRHLRALGHHLEPVVIVGQAGVTEGVIAAVEQALQDHELIKVKINEGPETRQEAAARIAEGTQAELAQLLGRTALFFKKRKKDSKFEKF, encoded by the coding sequence GTGCCGCTCACTGGGAAGCAACGCCGCCACCTGCGCGCGCTAGGACACCACCTGGAGCCGGTGGTCATCGTCGGTCAGGCCGGCGTCACCGAGGGTGTCATCGCCGCCGTCGAACAGGCGCTGCAGGACCACGAGCTCATCAAGGTGAAGATCAACGAGGGCCCGGAGACGCGCCAGGAGGCCGCGGCGCGCATCGCCGAGGGCACCCAGGCGGAGCTCGCGCAGCTCCTGGGCCGCACCGCGCTCTTCTTCAAGAAGCGCAAGAAGGACTCCAAGTTCGAGAAGTTCTAG
- a CDS encoding neutral/alkaline non-lysosomal ceramidase N-terminal domain-containing protein, which yields MASSRLARWRSLFPLVLLTVGTAYALASWNWCGSWAERAPVLVSQVHGEGPLRAGAAKVALAPPFPVVVAGYNPPRPDATEADVPLHARAVVLEAGGTRVGLVSLDLLLVPDVLAARVRERARASGLEDVLVLATHTHSSLGGYDSRLVAQLSGTGRYREDVVDVITVAAGDALAQAAASLVPVSLEVGEARNQDFVISRSGGAKPEGVLTRAVLRGAEGPVAELLLYAAHPAMVPRRRAYLDPDYPGRLSALREDAGSGVTLLLQGAGGNVSVAYSEGKAMERVSGFARALSELASDASVSPVGETVRLSLARADAAMPRPDASRLVPALTRAAGDNLLCESAPRLAEVGALALGPLKLVAVPGEPSVAAGAELLRRTGATGVLGLADGYVGYVETAANVEGGLGESRRQYFGPALLERLSVAAEFVAGAAGFTP from the coding sequence ATGGCTTCCTCGCGACTGGCCCGCTGGCGTTCCCTGTTTCCCCTGGTGTTGCTCACCGTGGGCACCGCGTATGCGCTGGCCTCCTGGAACTGGTGTGGGAGCTGGGCGGAGCGCGCGCCCGTGCTTGTGTCACAGGTGCATGGCGAAGGGCCGCTGCGCGCGGGTGCGGCGAAGGTGGCGCTCGCGCCGCCCTTCCCCGTGGTGGTGGCCGGGTACAACCCGCCACGGCCTGATGCGACTGAGGCCGACGTGCCGCTCCATGCGCGCGCGGTGGTGCTGGAGGCGGGGGGCACACGGGTGGGGCTGGTGTCGTTGGACCTGCTCCTCGTTCCAGACGTGCTGGCCGCGCGGGTGCGGGAGCGGGCGCGGGCCTCGGGGCTGGAGGACGTGCTCGTGCTGGCCACGCACACGCACTCGTCGCTGGGGGGCTATGACTCGCGGCTGGTGGCGCAGTTGTCCGGCACCGGGCGCTACCGCGAGGACGTGGTGGACGTCATCACCGTCGCGGCCGGTGACGCGCTGGCCCAGGCGGCCGCGTCCCTGGTGCCGGTGTCGCTGGAGGTCGGCGAGGCGCGCAACCAGGACTTCGTCATCTCGCGCAGCGGTGGCGCGAAGCCGGAGGGCGTCCTGACGCGCGCGGTGTTGCGCGGGGCGGAGGGCCCGGTGGCGGAGCTGCTGCTCTACGCCGCGCACCCGGCGATGGTTCCGCGTCGTCGCGCCTACCTGGACCCGGACTACCCAGGACGGCTCAGCGCGCTGCGCGAGGACGCGGGCAGCGGCGTGACGCTGCTCTTGCAGGGCGCGGGGGGCAACGTGTCGGTGGCGTATTCGGAAGGGAAGGCGATGGAGCGCGTGTCCGGCTTCGCGCGGGCCCTGTCGGAGCTGGCCAGCGACGCGTCGGTGTCCCCGGTCGGCGAGACGGTGCGGCTGTCCCTGGCGCGCGCGGACGCGGCGATGCCCCGGCCGGACGCGTCGCGCCTGGTGCCGGCGCTGACGCGGGCGGCGGGGGACAACCTGCTGTGCGAGTCCGCGCCGCGCCTGGCGGAGGTGGGCGCGCTGGCGCTGGGGCCGCTGAAGCTGGTGGCGGTGCCCGGGGAGCCCAGCGTGGCCGCGGGCGCGGAGCTGCTGCGCCGGACGGGGGCCACGGGCGTGCTGGGCCTGGCGGATGGTTACGTGGGCTACGTGGAGACGGCGGCCAACGTGGAGGGAGGCCTGGGCGAGTCCCGGCGCCAGTACTTCGGGCCCGCGCTGCTGGAGCGGCTGAGCGTGGCGGCGGAGTTCGTGGCCGGGGCGGCGGGCTTCACGCCCTGA
- a CDS encoding ABC transporter ATP-binding protein translates to MSSPANDSKSSAAAGVTFRRLLTLARPELLPLAAGTFFLLISSLATLAYPRAIGDLVDQALNARDRDVVDRVAILMLVVFVVQGIAMALRIYLFNTAGERVVSRLRKDLFRALLSQEVGFFDTRRTGELTSRLSSDTTVLQNTVTTNVSMILRYGVTALGGVGLLLYTSVQLTLVMLAVIPPVAIGGVFYGRRVRVISRQAQDALAASGEVAEEDLSGIRTVRSFAAERHEVERYSVAVERSFTLAKKRALQSSIFMGVASIAGYGSIAAVLWFGGRLVVDGGLSVGELTSFLIYTMLVAFSFSGIAELWADFMRASGAAERVFELLDRRPAIGAGGEQLTDLRGHVRFRGVHFAYPTRPDVPVLQGLDLELRPGEVVAVVGPSGAGKSTLASLLSRFYDPRAGEVLLDGHPLTALEPEWLRRNIGMVAQEPQLFSCSIADNIRYGRPDATDAQVEEAARAANAHAYIERFPDGYNTQVGERGVQLSGGQKQRVAIARAVLKDPRLLILDEATSALDAESEHLVKDALERLMKGRTTLIIAHRLSTVANADRVLVLDGGAVIQSGTHASLMSQEGLYRRLVERQFVAA, encoded by the coding sequence GTGTCTTCCCCCGCGAATGATTCGAAAAGCAGCGCCGCCGCCGGCGTCACCTTCCGGCGCCTGCTGACCCTGGCGCGCCCGGAGCTGTTGCCGTTGGCCGCGGGCACCTTCTTCCTCCTCATCAGCAGCCTCGCCACGCTGGCCTATCCCCGCGCCATTGGCGACCTGGTGGACCAGGCCCTCAACGCCCGCGACCGGGACGTGGTGGACCGGGTCGCGATACTGATGCTCGTCGTGTTCGTCGTGCAGGGCATCGCCATGGCGCTGCGCATCTACCTCTTCAACACCGCCGGCGAGCGCGTGGTGTCGCGGCTGCGCAAGGACCTCTTCCGCGCCCTGCTGTCCCAGGAGGTGGGCTTCTTCGACACGCGCCGCACCGGCGAGCTCACCAGCCGGCTGTCCTCGGACACCACCGTCCTGCAGAACACCGTCACCACCAACGTGTCCATGATTCTGCGGTATGGCGTCACGGCCCTGGGCGGCGTGGGGCTGCTGCTCTACACGTCCGTCCAGCTCACGCTGGTGATGCTGGCCGTCATTCCGCCCGTGGCCATTGGCGGCGTGTTCTACGGGCGCCGGGTCCGGGTGATTTCCCGCCAGGCGCAGGACGCGCTCGCCGCCAGCGGCGAGGTGGCCGAGGAGGACCTGTCCGGCATCCGCACCGTGCGCTCCTTCGCCGCGGAGCGGCACGAGGTGGAGCGCTACAGCGTCGCCGTGGAGCGCTCCTTCACGCTGGCGAAGAAGCGCGCGCTCCAGTCCTCCATCTTCATGGGCGTGGCCTCCATCGCGGGTTATGGCTCCATCGCCGCGGTGCTCTGGTTCGGCGGCCGGCTGGTGGTGGACGGCGGCCTCTCCGTGGGCGAGCTCACCTCGTTCCTCATCTACACCATGCTGGTGGCCTTCTCGTTCAGCGGCATCGCGGAGCTGTGGGCGGACTTCATGCGCGCCAGCGGCGCCGCCGAGCGCGTCTTCGAGCTGCTGGACCGCAGGCCCGCCATTGGCGCGGGCGGCGAACAGCTCACGGACCTGCGCGGACATGTGCGGTTCCGCGGCGTGCACTTCGCCTACCCCACCCGGCCCGACGTGCCGGTGCTCCAGGGCCTGGATTTGGAGCTGCGGCCGGGCGAGGTGGTGGCGGTGGTGGGCCCCTCCGGCGCGGGCAAGTCCACGCTCGCCTCGCTGCTGTCGCGCTTCTACGACCCGCGGGCCGGCGAGGTGCTGCTGGACGGCCACCCGCTCACCGCCCTGGAGCCGGAGTGGCTGCGCCGCAACATCGGCATGGTGGCGCAGGAGCCCCAGCTCTTCTCCTGCTCCATCGCGGACAACATCCGCTACGGCCGCCCCGACGCCACCGACGCCCAGGTGGAGGAGGCCGCCCGCGCCGCCAACGCCCACGCCTACATCGAGCGCTTCCCGGACGGCTACAACACCCAGGTGGGCGAGCGCGGCGTGCAGCTGTCCGGTGGCCAGAAGCAGCGCGTCGCCATCGCCCGGGCGGTGCTGAAGGACCCTCGCCTGCTCATCCTGGACGAGGCCACCAGCGCCCTGGACGCGGAGAGCGAGCACCTGGTCAAGGACGCGCTGGAGCGCCTGATGAAGGGCCGCACCACGCTCATCATCGCCCACCGCCTGTCCACCGTGGCCAACGCGGACCGGGTGCTGGTGCTCGACGGCGGCGCCGTCATCCAGAGCGGCACCCACGCCTCCCTCATGAGCCAGGAGGGCCTCTACCGGCGCCTGGTGGAGCGCCAGTTTGTCGCAGCTTGA